Proteins encoded by one window of Kineosporia sp. NBRC 101731:
- the purF gene encoding amidophosphoribosyltransferase: protein MARGDGRLSHELLPGEKGPQDACGVFGVWAPGEEVAKLAYYGLYALQHRGQEAAGIAVSNGKQLLVYKDIGLVSQVFDETSLESLRGHIAVGHCRYSTTGGSTWQNAQPTLGDTAAGTVALGHNGNLVNGHELRELVAERYGTLDRGEIVQGNTTDTALVTALLAGDPDHTLEATALEVLPHLRGAFSFVFMDEHTLYGARDPHGVRPLVIGKLETGWVMASETAALDIVGAAFVREVEPGEFIAIDADGLRSRRFAEPTPTGCIFEYVYLARPDTTINGKVVHEARVDMGRQLAREHPVEADLVIPVPESGTPAAVGYAQESGIPFSQGLVKNAYVGRTFIQPSQTIRQLGIRLKLNPLKNVIKGKRLVVVDDSIVRGNTQRALVRMLREAGAAEVHVRISSAPVTWPCFYGIDFASRAELIASGLGIDEIRASIGADSLGYISLDGMVEATEQKPERLCTACFTGKYPIALPDSEHLGKHALEQPQLPLGLEITETTGRRDVEGVSTGIAGGAVDALTRP from the coding sequence GTGGCGCGCGGCGACGGACGGCTTTCGCACGAACTGCTCCCCGGCGAGAAGGGTCCGCAAGATGCTTGCGGAGTCTTCGGAGTCTGGGCCCCCGGTGAAGAAGTTGCGAAACTGGCCTATTACGGCCTGTACGCACTTCAGCACCGCGGCCAGGAGGCAGCGGGGATTGCTGTCAGCAACGGCAAGCAACTACTGGTCTACAAAGACATCGGCCTGGTCTCCCAGGTCTTCGACGAGACCTCACTCGAGTCTCTTCGTGGGCACATCGCGGTCGGTCACTGCCGGTACAGCACCACCGGTGGGTCGACCTGGCAGAACGCGCAGCCCACGCTGGGCGATACGGCGGCCGGCACGGTGGCCCTGGGTCACAACGGCAACCTGGTCAACGGCCACGAGCTGCGTGAGCTGGTGGCGGAGCGCTACGGCACGCTCGACCGCGGTGAGATCGTCCAGGGCAACACCACCGACACTGCACTGGTGACGGCGCTTCTGGCCGGTGATCCCGATCACACGCTGGAGGCGACCGCTCTGGAGGTGCTTCCGCACCTGCGCGGGGCCTTCAGTTTCGTCTTCATGGACGAGCACACGCTCTACGGCGCCCGCGACCCCCACGGTGTCCGCCCGCTGGTCATCGGCAAGCTCGAGACCGGCTGGGTGATGGCCAGCGAGACCGCCGCACTCGACATCGTCGGGGCCGCGTTCGTGCGTGAGGTCGAGCCCGGAGAGTTCATCGCGATCGACGCCGACGGCCTGCGCTCGCGTCGTTTCGCCGAGCCCACCCCCACCGGCTGCATCTTCGAGTACGTCTACCTGGCGCGGCCCGACACGACGATCAACGGCAAGGTCGTCCACGAGGCCCGGGTCGACATGGGCCGTCAGCTGGCGCGGGAGCACCCGGTGGAGGCCGACCTGGTCATCCCGGTGCCGGAGTCGGGCACCCCCGCCGCCGTGGGCTACGCCCAGGAGTCGGGCATCCCGTTCAGCCAGGGCCTGGTGAAGAACGCCTACGTCGGGCGCACCTTCATCCAGCCCAGCCAGACCATTCGCCAGCTGGGTATCCGGCTGAAGCTGAACCCGCTGAAGAACGTGATCAAGGGCAAGCGCCTGGTGGTGGTGGACGACTCGATCGTCCGCGGTAACACCCAGCGCGCCCTCGTACGCATGCTGCGTGAGGCCGGCGCCGCCGAGGTGCACGTGCGCATCTCCTCCGCCCCGGTCACCTGGCCGTGCTTCTACGGCATCGACTTCGCCAGCCGGGCCGAACTGATCGCCAGTGGTCTGGGTATCGACGAGATCCGCGCCAGCATCGGCGCCGACTCCCTGGGATACATCTCCCTGGACGGCATGGTCGAGGCCACCGAACAGAAGCCCGAGCGGCTCTGCACGGCCTGCTTCACCGGCAAGTACCCGATCGCGCTGCCCGACTCCGAGCACCTGGGCAAGCACGCCCTGGAGCAGCCCCAGCTCCCCCTGGGTCTGGAGATCACGGAGACGACCGGGCGCCGTGACGTCGAGGGTGTGTCGACCGGCATTGCCGGTGGCGCCGTCGACGCCCTCACCCGTCCCTGA
- the purM gene encoding phosphoribosylformylglycinamidine cyclo-ligase, with protein MASVEPGSTALTYASAGVDTEAGDRAVELMKASVKRTQGPEVLGGLGGFAGLYDASFLTSYRRPLLATSTDGVGTKIGIARALDIHDTIGIDLVGMVVDDIVVCGARPLFMTDYIAVGKVVPERIAAIVSGIAKGCELAGTALVGGETAEHPGLMAADEYDVAGAATGVVEADDVLSPERVRAGDVVIGLASSGMHSNGYSLVRSVLKLAGWSLERDVPELGRTIGEELLEPTRIYTADVLAAAQALGGQLHAVSHVTGGGLAANLARVLPAGTSAVLDRSTWSPQPVFDLLMKLGSVPLADAEGTFNLGVGMVLVVDPAAADRTLELFAGRGLPAWVLGQVGNHDGSAAEGTVQGTKGVDGGAVRLVGNYRA; from the coding sequence GTGGCTTCAGTTGAGCCGGGTTCCACGGCCCTGACCTATGCCTCCGCCGGTGTCGACACCGAGGCCGGCGACCGCGCGGTCGAATTGATGAAGGCTTCCGTCAAGCGCACCCAGGGCCCCGAGGTCCTGGGCGGCCTGGGCGGCTTCGCCGGGCTGTACGACGCGAGTTTTCTCACGTCGTACCGGCGGCCGCTGCTGGCGACGAGTACCGACGGGGTCGGTACCAAGATCGGCATCGCGCGGGCGCTCGACATCCACGACACGATCGGCATCGACCTGGTCGGCATGGTCGTGGACGACATCGTGGTGTGCGGTGCCCGCCCACTGTTCATGACCGACTACATCGCGGTCGGCAAGGTCGTGCCCGAGCGCATCGCCGCGATCGTCAGCGGCATCGCCAAGGGCTGCGAGCTGGCCGGCACCGCACTGGTGGGCGGTGAGACGGCCGAGCACCCCGGTCTGATGGCGGCCGACGAGTACGACGTCGCCGGGGCCGCCACCGGTGTGGTGGAGGCCGACGACGTGCTCTCACCCGAACGGGTCCGGGCCGGCGACGTGGTCATCGGTCTGGCGTCGTCCGGGATGCACTCCAACGGCTACTCGCTGGTGCGCAGCGTGCTGAAACTGGCCGGCTGGTCGCTCGAGCGAGACGTGCCCGAACTGGGCCGCACCATCGGCGAGGAGCTCCTGGAGCCCACCCGCATCTACACCGCAGACGTCCTGGCGGCCGCACAGGCCCTGGGAGGCCAGCTGCACGCCGTGTCACACGTGACCGGGGGCGGACTGGCCGCCAACCTCGCCCGGGTCCTGCCGGCCGGTACCAGCGCCGTGCTGGACCGCTCCACCTGGAGCCCGCAGCCCGTGTTCGACCTGCTGATGAAACTCGGATCGGTGCCCCTGGCCGACGCCGAGGGCACGTTCAACCTGGGTGTCGGCATGGTGCTCGTGGTGGATCCGGCCGCCGCCGACCGCACGCTGGAGCTCTTCGCCGGCCGCGGTCTGCCCGCCTGGGTACTCGGCCAGGTCGGAAACCACGACGGATCAGCCGCTGAGGGCACCGTCCAGGGCACCAAGGGTGTCGACGGTGGGGCCGTGCGTCTGGTCGGGAACTACCGGGCCTGA
- a CDS encoding DUF3073 domain-containing protein, which produces MCACAGSTFKGVDAMGRGRQKAKQTKVARELKYYSPSTDYDALQQELGTHDRRPSPSMPVEDTDAGRDDDEYDEYADWASNGRHH; this is translated from the coding sequence ATGTGCGCCTGCGCCGGGTCGACGTTTAAGGGGGTCGACGCCATGGGGCGCGGCCGTCAGAAGGCCAAGCAGACGAAGGTCGCTAGGGAGCTGAAGTACTACAGCCCCAGCACCGACTATGACGCCTTGCAGCAGGAACTCGGCACTCATGATCGTCGGCCGAGCCCGAGCATGCCTGTGGAGGACACGGATGCCGGTCGAGACGACGATGAGTACGACGAGTACGCCGATTGGGCATCAAACGGTCGTCACCATTGA
- the bldC gene encoding developmental transcriptional regulator BldC — protein MTTRSPDAEPLLTPAEVAALFRVDPKTVTRWAKAGKLSSIRTLGGHRRYRESEVRALLAGIPQQRLDED, from the coding sequence ATGACCACCCGATCGCCCGACGCCGAGCCGCTGCTGACACCGGCTGAGGTTGCCGCGCTATTCCGTGTCGATCCGAAGACCGTCACCCGGTGGGCTAAGGCCGGCAAGCTCTCTTCGATCCGAACGCTCGGTGGCCATCGCCGCTACCGCGAGTCGGAAGTTCGGGCTTTGCTTGCTGGAATCCCACAGCAGAGGCTCGACGAGGACTGA